One Podarcis raffonei isolate rPodRaf1 chromosome 3, rPodRaf1.pri, whole genome shotgun sequence genomic region harbors:
- the RBM34 gene encoding RNA-binding protein 34, with translation MKMKQSKAAKLRPVTGKACEKDAATVSKEDYVVGQVANSLFQNKPTARVTGSLVQLFSAPEAEIQPVYVAVPRECKKRKLTEEETATEVKSSSSKGEPLKKKLKAKKKDISLAEERVASRECALDEADEEEEKKEIQIKQKLKNRRSKLVSQKLSDEDAGLKQKKTQVNPAEEMLKNKRTIFVGNLPVSCKAQMLKTFFKEYGQIESVRFRSLIPAEATVSKKMAAIKRMVHPNMKYINAYVVFKEECAANNALKCNGTEFTSGFHIRVDLASKSACHDNKRSIFVGNLPYEIDDETVRDHFSECGNVISVRIVRDRSTGIGKGFGYVLFETTDSVHLALKLNNSELKGRKLRVQHCVQKEKAPQKSLVKNVKSPVGLKYSKSSSLKNAKGLSSNSFAGEKATPMTKSKKTKSKHIMKKKPRKSI, from the exons atgaagatgaagcagTCCAAGGCGGCCAAGCTCCGCCCCGTTACCGG CAAAGCATGTGAGAAAGATGCTGCCACTGTATCAAAGGAAGATTATGTTGTGGGTCAAGTGGCCAACAGTCTGTTTCAAAATAAACCCACCGCACGTGTCACAGGTTCCCTGGTCCAGCTCTTCAGTGCTCCTGAGGCTGAAATACAGCCAGTGTATGTTGCTGTGCCAAGA GAATGTAAGAAACGGAAGCTTACGGAAGAAGAAACTGCCACAGAAGTTAAGAGTTCGTCTAGTAAAGgagagcctttaaaaaaaaagctaaaagCTAAAAAGAAGGATATCTCTCTTGCAGAGGAAAGAGTAGCAAGCAG GGAATGTGctttggatgaagcagatgaagaggaggagaaaaaagaaatacaaattaaacaaaaactgaaaaataGACGTTCTAAATTGGTTTCCCAAAAGCTTTCAGatgaagatgctggactaaaacaaaagaaaacacaagttAACCCGGCTGAGGAAATGCTAAAGAATAAAAGAACAATTTTTGTGGGCAATTTACCTGTTAGTTGTAAGGCACAG ATGCTGAAGACGTTTTTCAAAGAATATGGGCAAATTGAATCAGTTCGTTTCCGCTCTTTG atTCCAGCTGAGGCTACTGTATCCAAAAAAATGGCAGCCATAAA gcGAATGGTGCATCCTAATATGAAGTACATTAATGCTTATGTCGTTTTCAAGGAGGAATGTGCAGCCAATAACGCCTTaaaatg TAATGGAACAGAATTTACCAGTGGATTCCACATAAGAGTTGACCTTGCTTCAAAATCTGCATGT CATGATAACAAGAGATCTATTTTTGTGGGAAATCTCCCTTATG AAATTGATGATGAGACAGTAAGAGACCATTTCTCTGAATGTGGAAATGTAATCAGTGTACGAATTGTGAGAGATCGGAGCACAGGCATTGGCAAAGGTTTTGGTTACGTTCTGTTTGAG ACTACAGATTCTGTACACCTTGCACTGAAGCTAAACAACTCTGAACTGAAAGGAAGAAAGCTACGAGTGCAACACTGTGTTCAAAAAGAAAAAGCTCCACAGAAGAGTTTAGTCAAGAATGTAAAGAGCCCTGTTGGACTGAAGTATTCAAAGTCTTCTTCACTGAAAAATGCAAAAGGATTATCGAGTAACTCTTTTGCTGGTGAAAAAGCAACCCCAATGACAAAGAGCAAAAAAACCAAGTCAAAACACATAATGAAGAAGAAACCGAGAAAATCCATTTGA